Below is a genomic region from Anoxybacillus flavithermus.
CGCCTCTTTGGTAGAGGTTTTGAAGAATTTCTTGCCATACATAGGCACTTTCTTGTCCTCCCACAAAGAAATCAAGAATTTCGCGATATCCTTCTTCGTTCACCCCTAACACCACATAAATGACTTCTTTCTCCACGGTTTCGCGACGAAGTTTTACGTATAAACCATCCAAATATAAGACGGAATAACGCTTGTGCAGTGGACGAGTGTGCCATTTCTCGATGTCTTCCTTCACTACATCGGTAATACGGCTGATCGTTGCAGGAGAATAGGCATTGCCTAAAATTCGTTCGATAAACTTGCCAATTTCCCTCGTACTCATGCCACTTTGATACATTTTGATGACGGCTTCCTCGAGCCAACCAGTATGACGTTGGTAAGGGGAAAACAACTGTGTTTGAAATTCCCCATTTCGATCTCTTGGGACCAAAAGGCCTTCAATCCGGCCATATTGCGTATCTAGATTTCGTTGATAGTAGCCGTTTCTCATATTGGATGTGTCCGCTTGTTCGATTTCGAGGAAATTTTTTATTTCTTCCCGCATGATCAGTTCTAATTTTTCCTTTACAAACTGACGAATCACACTTTCCAGTTGATTTGCCCAGTCTACATTCGGTATACTTTTAGACATAGGTAGGGTTCTCCTTTCTCTGGAATGTGTTTTTGTCCAAATCAGAGAATACCCTACCTTTTTTCTTTTGGTCTAGTAAAATGCTTTACACAAAATTTTATACATCATCTATGCGAAAGAACCATTTTCATTTTGTAATAATAATAATAATAGTTTATTCCGCACCAATTGCCTTTCGTATCTTTTTTAGAAAAGGTGAGCTTAACTCTCTAGCTTTTTCTGCTCCCTTTTTTAAAATAGAATCTATCAACTCGTGTCGCTCAATGTAGTACATATACTTTTTTCGAGGTTCTTCTAGGTAATTATTAATTACATCAAACAATTCCTGTTTTACTTGTCCCCAACCTATACCATTTCTGAATTTCTCCTCCATTTCTAAAATTTGATCTTGAGTAGCAAACTCTTTGTAAATAGAGAACAAAATAGAATTATCGGGATCTTTCGGGTCACCAGGTAGACTAGAATCAGTCTTTATCTTGAAAATTTGTTTTTTCAATTTATCAGGGCTTTCAAATAGAGGTATGGTATTGTTATAACTTTTACTCATTTTTCTTCCGTCTATACCTGGTAACACAGAAGTTTCTTCATTAATTGAATAATTTGGTATATTAAAAATTTCACCATATGTCTTATTAAATTGAAGTGCTATATCTCTTGCAATTTCTATATGTTGAACTTGATCCTTGCCAACAGGAACTATATCCGCATTAAATAATAAGATATCAGCAGCCATTAAAATTGGATATGTGTATAATCCCATGTTAATCCCATTATCAATATCCAATCCTCTTTCTATATTTATATCTACTTTAGATTTATAAGCATGTGCTCTATTCATTAACCCCTTAGGTGTCAGACATGATAAAATCCAAGTTAACTCAAAAACTTCTGGAAGATCCGATTGCTTGTAAAATATAACTTTATCAGGATTTAAACCTAAAGATAACCAAGTTGCAGCTAAACTATAGATATATCTTCGATAATCAGAAGGATTATTAATAGAGGTTAATGCATGGTAATCTGCTATAAAATATATTGGAATTAAGTTATCTTGTTGAGCTAAATTTAGTGCTGGCTTAATTGCACCAACATAGTTTCCTAAATGAATATAACCTGTTGGTTTTATACCTGTTAACACTATTTTTTTATTCATTTTGTCCCTCCATTACTGTCCCAAGTTGTTGTGTTTCTTTACTTAATCTTTTAGAAGCTCTTAAATGGACATAAGAAAAAAGGCTGAACACTAATAATATCCCACCCCCTATTGACACAATAGTCTTAGCACTAAGTAGATATACTAGTAAACTTCCTAATGCTGTAGAAGTTGCTGAAGCTCCTGTTATCACAATTCTCGAAACACTTGCTACTCGCCCCATAGATTGTTCAGGAGTTGATTGCTGTAATAAAGTCCTACATAATACATTAAGAAAAGAAAGAAACAAACCAAAAATAAAAATAGAAATAATACTAATAATTATAAAATATGGGGATGATTGTATAAATAGTATTAAAGTAATACTAATCAAAAATAGCGATATGTGCATTAGCAAAGATGAATCTTTAAACTTCTTTATTATATTTGGTAAAAATAAAGAACCTACTATCATTCCAATGCCTTGAGTAGACATATAAGTACCGATCAAGTTAGGGGAGGCGCCAGCGCCTTTTAAATGCAATATGAAAAGAGTACTGTTTGCACCTGTTCCTAAAAAAGTAAATAATTGAAATAAAAGTACTTTTTTTATTTCTATTGTTTCTCTAATTACCTTTATACCTTCTATTATTTCAAAAAATACGTTTTTCTTTGTTATATTTTTCGAATCACTATTTAAATTAGGGACTTTAATAATTAATGATCCTATTGCTCCAATAAAAAAAGACAACGAATTAATTATAAATGTCGCGCTATATCCCCAATATTCTAATGCGGTGCCTCCTAGTATTGGACCTATAATCAATGAGACAGACATACTTAACATAAGTAAAGAATTTGCAGCCGATAATTCTTCTTTCTTAAAAATGGTTTGGATTGCAGCGGTCTGGGCTGGAATAAAGAAGGAAGACATAATTCCCATACCAATAGCAATTAAATAAACAAACCAAAAATTATCTTCTGATTTGACTAGTAAAAGGCTTAAGATCAGACCAAACCTTATAAGGTCAC
It encodes:
- a CDS encoding IS256 family transposase → MSKSIPNVDWANQLESVIRQFVKEKLELIMREEIKNFLEIEQADTSNMRNGYYQRNLDTQYGRIEGLLVPRDRNGEFQTQLFSPYQRHTGWLEEAVIKMYQSGMSTREIGKFIERILGNAYSPATISRITDVVKEDIEKWHTRPLHKRYSVLYLDGLYVKLRRETVEKEVIYVVLGVNEEGYREILDFFVGGQESAYVWQEILQNLYQRGVKEVLLGVFDGLPGLEEAFRSVYPKADVQRCVVHKVRNTLSRVRKKDQFEVAEDLKLIYRAPNKKIALQMFQQFESKWSSKYPREVQSWANELDVLLTFMDYPSSIRSVIYTTNAIERTIKEIRKRLKPMNSLSSLEAAEKVVYLTIQDFNEKWAGRKLRGFAEAHEALQRMFEERYH
- a CDS encoding tryptophan--tRNA ligase encodes the protein MNKKIVLTGIKPTGYIHLGNYVGAIKPALNLAQQDNLIPIYFIADYHALTSINNPSDYRRYIYSLAATWLSLGLNPDKVIFYKQSDLPEVFELTWILSCLTPKGLMNRAHAYKSKVDINIERGLDIDNGINMGLYTYPILMAADILLFNADIVPVGKDQVQHIEIARDIALQFNKTYGEIFNIPNYSINEETSVLPGIDGRKMSKSYNNTIPLFESPDKLKKQIFKIKTDSSLPGDPKDPDNSILFSIYKEFATQDQILEMEEKFRNGIGWGQVKQELFDVINNYLEEPRKKYMYYIERHELIDSILKKGAEKARELSSPFLKKIRKAIGAE
- a CDS encoding MFS transporter — translated: MFNLLRNKGFMAYWIAQFISQIANSFHLIALPLWVLSITKSPFHTGAIAIVETISILIFSLFAGVIVDRVNRKFLLIISDLIRFGLILSLLLVKSEDNFWFVYLIAIGMGIMSSFFIPAQTAAIQTIFKKEELSAANSLLMLSMSVSLIIGPILGGTALEYWGYSATFIINSLSFFIGAIGSLIIKVPNLNSDSKNITKKNVFFEIIEGIKVIRETIEIKKVLLFQLFTFLGTGANSTLFILHLKGAGASPNLIGTYMSTQGIGMIVGSLFLPNIIKKFKDSSLLMHISLFLISITLILFIQSSPYFIIISIISIFIFGLFLSFLNVLCRTLLQQSTPEQSMGRVASVSRIVITGASATSTALGSLLVYLLSAKTIVSIGGGILLVFSLFSYVHLRASKRLSKETQQLGTVMEGQNE